The following proteins come from a genomic window of Verrucomicrobiota bacterium:
- a CDS encoding RluA family pseudouridine synthase: protein MQANAGPLLDWVLRKHPDTPKGRAKQWILAGRVSVNGVVLRKPHQTIPDPGDALELLDRSVTTLACASGWKIHPRVSLLYLDTSFAIVNKGPGLISVPAPNCGISALSILADFLAGKLKAQDRGVAGRSLPTAFRRLKPLPVHRLDQYTSGAFCMATSVAARRHLIEQLKARTMKREYVAWVEGRSSASRGTWRHWLLLSKDELHQRVLLEAPAKAAGADASEAITHYEVIAEYPLAGGKGFVTKLRLRLETGRKHQIRAQAAHAGLPLIGDRTYHPAYRGQDRVKPLIDFPRQALHAEILELEHPEKPGQCMAWTAELPKDLRQLQNALSRNRYIKP, encoded by the coding sequence ATGCAGGCGAACGCTGGCCCATTGTTGGATTGGGTGCTGCGAAAGCATCCGGACACGCCAAAAGGCCGCGCCAAGCAATGGATTCTGGCGGGGCGCGTGAGCGTCAACGGCGTTGTCCTTCGCAAACCTCATCAAACCATCCCGGACCCCGGTGATGCGCTGGAATTGCTGGATCGAAGCGTGACCACCTTGGCGTGCGCTTCCGGTTGGAAGATTCATCCCCGCGTTTCCTTGCTTTACCTGGACACTTCCTTCGCCATCGTGAACAAGGGGCCGGGCCTCATTTCCGTGCCGGCGCCGAATTGCGGCATTTCCGCGCTGAGCATCCTGGCCGACTTCCTGGCGGGCAAACTCAAAGCCCAGGACCGAGGTGTCGCCGGAAGGTCGCTGCCAACGGCGTTTCGACGGCTGAAGCCGTTGCCGGTCCATCGCCTCGACCAATACACCAGCGGCGCCTTTTGCATGGCCACCAGCGTGGCGGCGCGGCGCCACCTCATCGAGCAGCTCAAGGCGCGCACCATGAAGCGGGAATATGTGGCCTGGGTGGAAGGCCGTTCCAGCGCGTCCAGAGGCACGTGGCGGCACTGGCTGCTATTGAGCAAGGACGAACTTCACCAGCGCGTCCTTTTGGAAGCGCCGGCAAAAGCCGCCGGGGCCGACGCCAGCGAAGCGATCACCCACTACGAAGTCATCGCGGAGTATCCGCTGGCCGGCGGCAAAGGCTTCGTCACGAAATTGCGGCTTCGTCTGGAGACCGGCCGAAAGCATCAGATTCGCGCGCAGGCGGCGCACGCCGGACTTCCGTTGATCGGCGACCGCACGTACCATCCGGCGTATCGCGGACAAGACCGCGTGAAGCCTTTGATCGATTTTCCGCGTCAGGCCTTGCACGCGGAAATCCTCGAGCTCGAACATCCGGAAAAGCCCGGCCAGTGTATGGCCTGGACCGCTGAGTTGCCCAAAGACCTTCGGCAACTTCAAAACGCGTTATCGCGAAACCGATACATCAAACCCTGA